The Kribbella sp. NBC_00662 nucleotide sequence CACTGCGCGCGGCCGGAACGCCGCGTCGAGCAGCGCGACCAGCTTGAGGACAAGCAGCACCCACCAGATGACCGACAGTGGATCGCCGAACCCGGGGATCAGGTTCTGGAAGGTGATCATGCTACGAGCCTAACTGACAGACCGGGCGGTCCACCTCTGCTGAGTCGCAGCTGTGGACCGCCCGGGCGAGGATTCACGCGAAGATCGATGAATTGTCACCGTCAGTGGTGGGTCAGTCGCCGATCTTGTCGGCGGCGGCGCCGGCTGCCTTGCCGGCCGCCTTCGCGGTCTTGCGAGCGCTGGTCGCGGTCGCCTTCACGGTGCGGGTCGCGGACTCGGCGGTCTTCTTCACCGTGGTCCGGGTCGCCTTGGCCTTGCTGACCGTGGACTTAGCCTGGGCCTCGAAGTCCTCCGTGGCCTGCTGGTGGCGGATCCGCTCGACCAGGTCCTTGCCGCGGCCGGCCAGGTCCTCGTAGGTCTCCTCGGCCTGGCCGAGGACGGTGGTGAAGCCGGCCTGGGCGGTCTTCGGCAGCTCGCGCAGCTTGGCCGGAGCGGTCTTCGCGTCGGCGACGATCGCCTCGAAGCGCTTGTTCAGCTCGATCTGGGCCTTGGTGAGCTCGGTCTGCAGGGTCTTCTGGTCCAGCTTGGCGAACCGGGCGGTGACGTCCTCGCTGATTGCGCGGAACTTCTCGACCGCGAGGTCGCCGGCGCCGGCGATCGCGTAGAACGGGGTAACAGGCGTACGGGTAGCCATCAGGCTTCTCCTCGGGATGTCTTCAGCAGGTTTCAGTTGGTGGTGCGCTTGCGGGCGGAGGTCTTCTTCGCCGGAGTCTCTTCCGGTACGGCGTTCTCCCGGACGAACGACGTGTACACGTCCAGCAGGACGCGCTTCTGCCGCTCGTTCAGGGCGGGGTCGAGCAGGACGGCGTCGACCACGCCGGCGGCCTTCCGGTCGTCGGAGTCGTCATCCGGATCGAGGATGCCGGCCCGTACGTACAGGGTCTCCGCAGAGATCCGCAACGCCTTCGCGAGCTGCTGCAGCACCTCGGCCGACGGTTTGCGCAGGCCGCGCTCGATCTGGCTCAGGTACGGGTTCGACACACCGGCCAGGTCCGACAACTGCCGCAACGACAACTGCGCATGCCGCCGCTGCTCGGCGAGGTACTCCCCGAGGGAGCCCACCGCCCCAGCCGCCCGATCACTCAACCTGGCCATGCGTCCAGTGTGCTAGCAAGCTGCTTGCAATTGCAAGCAGCCCGGCCGTGAGTCGGCTCACGTGAGGGATTTACGCCGTACCTACTGCTCGCGGAAGACCTTGTGCTGCGCTGCCTGGGCGCGGGGGCGGACCGTGATGCGGTCGAGGTTCACGTGGGCGGGGCGGGTGGCGACGTACGTGACGATGTCGGCGATGTCGTCGGCGGTGAGGGGTTCGCGGACGCCGGCGTACACGGCGTCGGCCTTGGACTGGTCGCCGCCGAAGCGGGTCAGGGCGAAGCCCTCGCTCTGCACCATGCCGGGGGCGATCTCGGTGACGCGGACCGGCTGGTCCCAGAGCTCGAGACGCAGCGTGTCGACGACGGCCTTGGCGCCGTGCTTGGCGGCGACGTACCCGCCGCCGCCCTCGTACGCGACCTGGCCGGCGGTCGAACCCATCACGATGATCGTGCCGCGACCCGCGATAAGGGCCGGGAGCAACGACTTGGTGACGGCCGCGACCGCGATCACGTTCACCTCGAACATCCGCCGCCACGCGTCCAGGTCGGCCTCGGCGACGGGCTCGAACCCGAACGCGCCGCCGGCGTTGTTCACCAGCACCTGCAACTGGTCGCCGACGGCCGCGGTCAGCGCGGCGACGTCCTCGGCCGACGTCACGTCGCATTGCACGGCACGGCCGTCGATCTCCTTGGCCAGCGCTTCGATCCGGTCGAGCCGCCGCGCGGCGCAGATGACCTCGAACCCGGCCCGGGCGAGGTACCGCGCCGACGCGGCTCCGATCCCACTGCTAGCTCCGGTCACCACGGCAAGAGGACGCTCGGAAGTCATAGTCCGAGTCTCTCAAACCCACTCGTCGAGCAAGGCAGGTGTCTCAGGACCGGCCGGCTCCGACGGGCTGTCGCGTTGGTACCTGCTCGGGTACGGCGGTACGCCGGGCGGACGTGATCACCGCCGCGAGCGCCAGCGCGCTGACGGCCAGGAAGCCACCGAGCATGCCCAGCGTCTCGGCGTCCGGGTGGATCAGCGCCTGCCCGCGGAACGCCTGGACCGTCACGGTCGCCATCACACCGGCGTACGCGAAGGCGGCGACGCCGATCAGACGGGCGCGGACCCGCTCGGGCCGGAGCCAGGCGATGCGACCGGCGAGCAGGTGCAGGACCAGCAGGGTGATGAGCAGGAAGTGGATCGCGTGCAGGCCGACGAAGTGCGGGATGCGCAGGTCGCCGCCG carries:
- a CDS encoding helix-turn-helix domain-containing protein: MARLSDRAAGAVGSLGEYLAEQRRHAQLSLRQLSDLAGVSNPYLSQIERGLRKPSAEVLQQLAKALRISAETLYVRAGILDPDDDSDDRKAAGVVDAVLLDPALNERQKRVLLDVYTSFVRENAVPEETPAKKTSARKRTTN
- a CDS encoding SDR family NAD(P)-dependent oxidoreductase, yielding MTSERPLAVVTGASSGIGAASARYLARAGFEVICAARRLDRIEALAKEIDGRAVQCDVTSAEDVAALTAAVGDQLQVLVNNAGGAFGFEPVAEADLDAWRRMFEVNVIAVAAVTKSLLPALIAGRGTIIVMGSTAGQVAYEGGGGYVAAKHGAKAVVDTLRLELWDQPVRVTEIAPGMVQSEGFALTRFGGDQSKADAVYAGVREPLTADDIADIVTYVATRPAHVNLDRITVRPRAQAAQHKVFREQ